A window of Punica granatum isolate Tunisia-2019 unplaced genomic scaffold, ASM765513v2 Contig00019, whole genome shotgun sequence genomic DNA:
GAGGGCTCCATAGAGTTCCTTGTTGTGTAATATTGGCATGGACAGCAGCTCCGGAGCACAGCTCCAACTTAAATTAGGATAGTTAATTTGGAACTGGGGAACGCAACCCATCGGCCCCACGTTCTGGAATGCAATTTTCCTCGCTCCCTGTTCATAAATTTCCTGCGGATACCGGATATgaccaattaaattaaatcctAATACCCagtgatattttttttgtcgGTTTACAGGTTCTGTATCTTACGGTAAGTGCTCTCGTTAAGTTGCTTATTACAGCATTCACTTGTTGCTGTTGCTCCGACCAGGTCGGGCTACGACCTTCCTCAGCGAGGTTCGAGTAATAGTCACCGTAGTCGTCTCCCCCGATACTAAACAGGTAGACAGCTTTGCTCAAGACTTCTCTTGTTCGAGAGGAGCCTAATGTTGCATTCAATTTCCTTGTCACTTCTTTAAATTGGCTCAACTGCTTTCTAAGATTGAGCTGGCAAATTAAAACTGAAATAAGACTTGTAATAAATAATACCGAAACTTGTTgatatcattttaattttcgaaCGTTAAGAATCATAGTAGTCTCCACAAAACAAATTAGAGCTTTAATTTGAGGATGCTTACATATTTCAAACTTTGTCCAGGGTACGAGTCTAGAACAGTCGCTCCAGCTGATGCAAAGTTGACTCCGTAAGAGATAGTTGCCCCGGGTTGCAGTGATGGTGGAATAGGAGGCAGATTCGCGAACTGAGCTGATAATATATGGGATCTCGACTGGTCAATTGATTAATACTTGGATAGTCTTAGAAAGTGTCCCGGAAAATTCATTATTACCAATAAAGTCGGGGACGATGCGCCCGTCGCATAGTCTTCCGGTGGCGTTGGTGAAGTAGGTGAACCCGAATGGATAGTAGGCAGCTGGAGAATATTTTCCGTCAAGGTAGATATTGTTGCCTGCatcgaacaaggaatccccaaAAATGAAGAACATCTTGTGATGATCCAATTTTAGTCCTTCTGCTTCCACTGTTACAAAGCACAAAACAATAGACAGTTAATGGAGATTTACAGAATAGATAATA
This region includes:
- the LOC116189789 gene encoding GDSL esterase/lipase 1-like, whose product is MFFIFGDSLFDAGNNIYLDGKYSPAAYYPFGFTYFTNATGRLCDGRIVPDFIAQFANLPPIPPSLQPGATISYGVNFASAGATVLDSYPGQSLKYLNLRKQLSQFKEVTRKLNATLGSSRTREVLSKAVYLFSIGGDDYGDYYSNLAEEGRSPTWSEQQQQVNAVISNLTRALTEIYEQGARKIAFQNVGPMGCVPQFQINYPNLSWSCAPELLSMPILHNKELYGALTDFAERLEGFKFSVFDYFSSLLDRIDHPSDYGFESGSTPCYVSNDNGYKGLGSDKSGNTKLCEYPAAYLFFDVYGHTTQHANQQLAKLIWDGDPSITRPYNMKELFEENN